The following coding sequences lie in one Sus scrofa isolate TJ Tabasco breed Duroc unplaced genomic scaffold, Sscrofa11.1 Contig1955, whole genome shotgun sequence genomic window:
- the LOC100151922 gene encoding olfactory receptor 6C2-like, translating to MMRNQTITTFILLGLTDDPQLQIPIFMFLFLTYMLSVTGNLAIISLTLVDSHLKTPMYFFLQNFAFLEISFTSACIPRYLYNIATGDRSITYNICVIQVFFIGALGVTEFYLLATMSYDRYVAICKPLHYVAIMNSRVCGRLVLCCWTAGMLIILPPLIMIVNLEFCDSNAIDYFFCDASPILKISCSDTWLLEQMVIACAVLAFITTLLCVVLSYVYILKTILRFPSAQQRKRAFSTCSSHMIVVSITYGSCIFIYIKPSAKESVAINKAVTVLMTSIAPMLNPFIYTLRNKQVRRAFRDSFKRITFPSKK from the coding sequence ATGATGAGAAACCAAACAATAACAACCTTCATTCTCCTTGGACTGACAGATGACCCTCAACTTCAGATTccaatttttatgtttctgtttctcaCTTACATGTTGAGTGTAACTGGGAATCTGGCCATCATATCCCTCACTTTAGTGGACTCTCACCTGAaaacccccatgtacttcttcctacagaattttgcctttttagaaatttcatttaCATCTGCTTGTATCCCTAGGTATTTGTACAACATAGCCACAGGGGACCGGTCAATTACTTATAATATTTGTGTTATTCAAGTGTTTTTTATTGGTGCACTTGGAGTGACCGAATTTTATCTCTTGGCCAcaatgtcctatgaccgctacgtggccatctgcaaacccctgcattatgTGGCCATCATGAACAGCAGAGTGTGCGGAAGGCTTGTCCTCTGTTGCTGGACAGCTGGAATGCTGATCATACTCCCACCACTTATCATGATAGTAAACCTTGAATTCTGTGACTCTAATGCAATTGATTACTTTTTCTGTGATGCATCTCCTATCTTAAAGATTTCATGCTCAGACACTTGGCTTTTGGAGCAGATGGTGATAGCCTGTGCTGTGCTGGCCTTCATCACAACACTTTTGTGTGTTGTTCTGTCCTATGTATACATTCTCAAGACCATTCTAAGGTTCCCctctgctcagcaaaggaaaaggGCCTTTTCTACCTGTTCTTCTCACATGATTGTGGTTTCCATCACCTATGGCAGCTGCATTTTCATCTACATCAAGCCTTCAGCAAAGGAATCCGTGGCTATTAATAAGGCTGTGACAGTGCTCATGACCTCCATcgcccccatgctgaaccctttcatctacactcTGAGAAACAAACAAGTGAGACGAGCCTTCAGGGACTCATTCAAAAGAATCACATTCCcctcaaagaagtaa